aatatttgatctaAGGTGCAAGTGTTAATCGGAATGAATGTCTCATTTCTCGTTGAACAACGATGGCTCCTTTAAAACAAGGTTAGTATCAGATTCAACTTCAGTATGTACCGAGTTTTTTGCACTACACCTTCTCCATAAGCTTGAACTGCTGCTCTCTTCAACATTCGTGGGTGTCTGGTTCTTGCTCTCGACGTAATGAAGACAGACTGGGACAGCATCGTATACTCTCACAAAGTACCATTCTTTGCAATCCCTGATCTTGCCAGCGTCAAGAGAACCTCTTTGTTCGGATTTGAAATCGCAAGCTGCTCCATTGAAAACCAACACAATCATCACATAGGCTTTTCCAAAATTAGAAGAAGCAAGTTACTAAAAATGAAGGATGATGATTACCTGAATGTCCCTTGTTTTGTACTCCTCGTACAGTTCTTTCAAGGCTTCCACGGCGCTTGAGACTTCACTTCAATAGACATTATCCCTTGTTTTGTACTCCTCGTACCATTACAGGAATATGGTGCATGTTCCTCTTGAATTCATCATGTTCTGCATCAAGTTTGATCCGTTCAGATTCCCCAATAGAAAACATTCTATTCTATTGGCCATCACAAACCATCGAACAATGTCCCAAGAAAAGTTCCTTGACCCTGAGAGatccatttatttatttaatgaagCCACGCAAGGGACGTCTCTTATGAGACAGCTGTCCAAACATGAGTGCTTCATCTTCCTTTCCGCCATCTCTACGCAGGTATTCGATTTTCCTCCATAGATTAGTATTTTTATGAGTCCAGTCGATTTTAGGTATTAAGGATTATTGGTCCTAGGAATCTGGGGTTGACAAGGAATCGGAAGGATCTGGTAATTAAGGAGCTTGGCTGTCGTGGAATGGTAATTTAAAAACATCGATCTCTGTTTTTTCGAATTGGATTCTATCTTCTTTGGAATCTGGATTTTatgttctttattttattttattgaagaTTGGGACTGAACGAATTGGACTTGATGCTGGTGACAGTCTTGGTGCTCTTGGTTTGAACCTCGAATCCACTGGCCCTGGTGTATTTGATGCTCTGTTTTCGAGTTTCTCCATGATTCTTGTGACAGAGGTTCGTCTGCGTTATTTGGTTTAAAGTCATTCTTAGttagtaaacaaaatttatagtgTAATCTTTGTATAAGATTGGCGATGATACTTTTATAATAGCGGCACTGATGGCTATGCGACACCCCAAAGCTACTGTTTTGTCTGGTGCACTTTCAGCTTTGTTTGTTATGACTGTAAGTGCTTAGATTactctcattgttcttttttttttatccaaatCCAGTTTCTCATGTTTCTTATGAAGTAAAGGTTTGATCTTTTTGTTGGAACAGTATTGAGCGACCCGTTTACAAGGCAGGAGTACGACAAGAAAAGGATGCGTCATATCTTTGAGCACAATATGGTACATTATAtttgttatttcttttatttgagagagctttgagttttaataaaatcttcatcttttgttgttgttgcaggaGCTTTTTGATCGGTACAAGGAGCTCATCTTTACTTGCAATGGCCTTGGGATGAAGAATTTTCTTTGGTGAATTGCAGAACTTTTAAGTTAGGTGATATGTATAGCCTTTGTATGTTGAGTTAGAGACATCAGCCTTTGTAGCAGGGTTCGAGTATTGATCATAGTCTGAGAGCAAGAGAAACCATCAATTAAgcattaatcatgtttttagGTTCTCTGCTTCCACAAGTTTTTCATttccttgttttttttgttctttgttctTTGGAAAGATTAGAAACTTGTGTTGAAATGTCAATCGTCTTCTTCCATAGATTCCTTAGTTTTATTGTGTCTTGTATTCTTTTTCTCACATGTCTTGTATTCTCATGTCACGGACGTTGATGAAAGTGTTTTCTGGTATATGATCAATTGTTTCTTCCAAGAAGTATGATATAAGTATGTTCTAATTTTACAGAAAGACCAGTGATGTATATGGCGGAGATATGTTGAGCGAGACTAAACCATTACAGATACAGGCTTCAGCCAAGAAAGACATTGCCTCCACCAAAGTTGCCAAGTGATCACATAACCAAGCTCTGTCGTGGGGATTGGATGATTAAAAGGTCGTCAAGTTCTAACCTAGTGCAGCATCAACGTCCATTACAAAAGGTTGTATTATCAGAAACTTGTATAAATGATATGGATAATGAAAGTGTATTCACAAGATCAAATGTTTCTTCTCAAATCTTCCTTCTCAagttctttcaattttttttgtaataactcTTACTTAAAAAACTTGCAATAGAGGACAAAAATTCAAGTGTCTCTTAACTAAAGTTTTTAAgacaaatttattattaaacaattGATTAAGAGACCCCAATGAGATCTAaggataaagatgctcttatgTCACCTAATTAAGATACGTTGCTTCTGGTAATtggcttttttctttttctttaatccCTAATTAAACTAAAACCTCCTCATAAGATCTCtcgataaagatgctctaagaCCCTTGAAACCATTTCTTGTATACAGACTTTTGAAGTAACCTTTTAAATCTCCTCTAAACTCAGATGATTCTGATCTTCAAGTGCCAAAAGCAATGTGACAGGTCCTCTACGTCTTGTATTTATCCATTAGTATTTCTTAAAAAGGCttcttagaccatgattaacccggggttcttagagtggagttcttagcggaagttaagtaactgtttcttaacttttaactaaaaaagataagaaccggttcttaaagtccttatttaagaactagttcttagtttttttagttaaaagttaagaaacagtttcttaacatCCGCTAAGAACTTCATTCTAAGAACCCCgggttaatgatgctcttagtcTGTAAAAATCAACTTAACTTTTAAACAGCACTGGTTTCAGTGACAAAAAAACATTGGTTTATGATCATACGGCCAGTTAGGTTAACAAAACAATATGGGACCAACAAATTTGAAACATTTTAGAGAAGGAACATTTAAATACCATATTTCTTAATTAGGTTGAAACAAATACCATATTTCGTACTATTAAGcaaatatttctattattagACTAAGAAACAAAATAAGCCTTTTACCTTTGATTTTTGATGAGGTTGGAGATCAAATgagttgatttttaaaattgacTTGTTGCGAGGGATAATACGTACTTAGTTCCTTGTTTTGACGTGGTTGATGAAGATTGAATGGATCTTTGGAGAGACACTTGTGCTAGTATAGTGTTGATTTTACTACTATTCGCAGCTATGAGTTGTATGttatagaaaattaaatttttaattattgaagTTTTAGTGACATATGTTCACGATTTTCTACTAATCGATTTGATCAGTCATGGGCAGTAAAACAAATGTCGGAGCCATATGTAAATAAAAGGAGTTTTATTTAGTTTGATATTCTCTTATTGCTTGGATACAACAAAGCTGCATTATTAACACTCCTTAATTAAATAGCAGCATCCAAGAAAACGTTACTACCTTCACTAAACGGCCTTTGTTTGTCACAGTCAACATTACTTCCCGGATCAACACCAAACATGCCACAATACCTTGTATAAAACGATATCCGATCTTGGACCTGTGCGACATTGCGACCAGCACACTCTAATCCACCGTTAATGATATTGGTAATCACTCCATAACCTGGTAATCTCCCCGCTGAAATATCGGCAGCCGACGGCTGCCACTGGTCGGTGATCACATCGTGGCAAGACGGTTTAGGAGCCTGAGGAGTCATCCAGAACCAAATTGCAGTTTCGAAAGCTATCACTGGGTCGCTGGACGCAATAGCTGGCCTGCGTAGTAAGTCGAGTCCTAGGTCTCTCCCGCACTGTCCATAATTGTAGTTCCAAGACAGCATCATTGGTCCTCTTCCGTAGTAAAATTGGCCTGGTGCGCATGGCCACTCGAGGTTGTTGCTATCACAGTAGGGGTTACTTTTGCCAATTTCGTCCTTGAAACAGTAGCCCCATGTATTTGCTCCGTCTGGTGCATCCGCCCACCCACCTTCAACATGTTACTTATATATtatagtcacaacttttcaatATGTTAAGCTTTTATCGAAAATACCCTGTGATCTCCTAtacattatttgagaagtgattttgccatATGTATTCTTTACAATcactttcataaaaaaaaaatatgacaaggctactaaaattgatgacatgacttagtgttgatttatatttttggtaaactttttagaaTATGGAAACAAATCATACATATCATTagaatatattcaaataaaaaattacaaatttcgaaatattattttattttctctttataattatacaatttttattaataaagctttcaaaaaaaattacaatttttttctaaaaatataattttatcgtaaaataattagtttcttatatatctacaaattttataaatattgtttagttttgatttttgataattatacaatttttttatcaatttttcgttaattttatacaaattgatttaacatatatttaaccaaaataaatagaaagaaaaatctacctaagattataattttaaatatatatacatatatattcttaaatataattttaagtaaataaaattatttttatcttaattttatgtttaattaaataagatgtatattaaaatattggtaaaaataataaaatctaaaaatattaataaaaaatatttttaaatataatttaatttaaaaaaaacatttatcgCATATGGTGCATGAAAACACCTAGTAAACATTAAAATACATTcttagtcatttttatttttaattagtgATATTTTAGAAATGTTCCTTTTGTATGTTATTTTTATCGTGAAATTCCTTCATACATTTTCCTCGTATATCATTTATTAAacagattaaaataattaaaagtgaGTTTTCTTTTGAAATTGGGATAGGATGCGACGAAAGTTTCTAAATGTTTTGTTTGGTTGTGCCCGTTACGTACGtcagtatataatttttatataaatttgaaattttctaataaaatggctatattattttgaacaaaaacatttTGTTTGCGTTTGGTGTTtggtgtttgtgtttttttttttttttcggtttatcaaaacaaattattttatatcaaaaaatgtGTGTTTgtatttaataaacaaattaataatatttttagttgtttttcaactaattttaaaacttgtgttgaaaaaaaaataacatcgAAACCGAAGTATAGTGATCGTTACCAGTGGTTTCGTGGGAAGTCTGGCCGAAGAAGGCTGCGATCTCCTTCTTCCTTGTGGCAAGGTCTCCGGTGTTCCCAAAACTAGGGAAAAACTTAGCGGCGGTGATGAAGGCATCGTAAGTGAAGAACCCTCTAGCAGGACAAGCATTATCGTTCATGTGCTTAAGCATTTTATAGAACTGATCTCTTGAAATGATGCCCGAAAGATCCCCGCTGGGACCAGGTGGAGTGGGCCTAGGAGGGGTGGGACTAGGAGGATTGGGAGTAGGAGGAGTGGGAGTGGGAGTGCACTGGCTTTGGCAACCACGCCCACAGTAAGCTTCGGTGGTGCCGCACCATCCGTACTGGCTGCAGCATAGACCGTTGGGGCAGAGTGCTCCTTGGGCTTGACGACCGCATTGCTGGCCGGAGGAAAATGAAAAGAGAAGtgagaagatgagaaagagaagCAGATAAGTCTTCATTTTTCTCTGAGTTTTATGGTTGTTCTTAGAGGCAAGTGGGGGTATATATAGCAATATGCAGTATACAATCACTTAGTGTTAAATGCCATATTATTTTCTAATACATCATCATGTGTAGAAGAAAAAGAGTGTTAGCTagatttgtttttatgtttagtAAACGTACTTAAATTTGCCACCACCAAGTTCATTTGGCACATTTATCTCATGGTCTATAGAGTTTGTCATGAACCACCCTCTCTCTAGCTCATGAGTCACTAGATGGACCACCCTCTCTGAAGCACATGATATCACTGGTTACCACAAACCACTTCACATATCCTTAATAAGGTGGGTTCGCTTGATATAATGGAAGATAAGCAGTACTATGTTTGTTTCTATGTTTACTATACTTTATCTAATTATTCTA
The window above is part of the Brassica napus cultivar Da-Ae chromosome C3, Da-Ae, whole genome shotgun sequence genome. Proteins encoded here:
- the LOC106397509 gene encoding endochitinase CH25-like, translated to MKTYLLLFLIFSLLFSFSSGQQCGRQAQGALCPNGLCCSQYGWCGTTEAYCGRGCQSQCTPTPTPPTPNPPSPTPPRPTPPGPSGDLSGIISRDQFYKMLKHMNDNACPARGFFTYDAFITAAKFFPSFGNTGDLATRKKEIAAFFGQTSHETTGGWADAPDGANTWGYCFKDEIGKSNPYCDSNNLEWPCAPGQFYYGRGPMMLSWNYNYGQCGRDLGLDLLRRPAIASSDPVIAFETAIWFWMTPQAPKPSCHDVITDQWQPSAADISAGRLPGYGVITNIINGGLECAGRNVAQVQDRISFYTRYCGMFGVDPGSNVDCDKQRPFSEGSNVFLDAAI
- the LOC106397827 gene encoding GDT1-like protein 3, with protein sequence MSASSSFPPSLRRNLGLTRNRKDLVIKELGCRGMIGTERIGLDAGDSLGALGLNLESTGPGVFDALFSSFSMILVTEIGDDTFIIAALMAMRHPKATVLSGALSALFVMTY